In Terriglobus aquaticus, the genomic window CCACCCGGGCTTGTTTGCTGTCAACCAGACCCATCGCCCGCGTCCGTTCACCCATAGTTCATAATTCCTGAACTTTTGAATCCTGCTTCATCGCCGCGCAGTCTCATCCTGCAGAACACAGGCGGCAACCAGGCCGTCCTAAAGGAGAAACAATCCATGGGCAAGCTCGATGGAAAAGTAGCCGTCATCACGGCAGGCACCAGCGGCATGGCACTCGCCACCGCCAAGCTCTTCGTTCAGGAAGGCGCCCACGTCTTCATCACCGGCCGCCGCAAAGACGTGCTCGACGACGCCGTCAAGCAGATCCAGCAGGTCGGCCCCAGCATCACCGGCATCCAGGGCGACGCCTCCAAACTCGAAGACCTCGACACACTCTTCGAAACCGTGAAGCGCGAGAAAGGCAAGATCGACATCCTCTTCGCCAGCGCCGGCCGTGGCGAGTTCGCCTCCATCGATCAGGTCACCGAACAGCACTTCGACGAGACCTTCGACCTCAACGTCCGCGGCACCCTCTTCACCGTGCAAAAGGCGCTCAAGCTCTTCAACGACGGCGGCAGCATCATCCTCAACGGCTCCATCGCCGGCAGCAAGGGCTCCGCCGCGTTCGGCGTCTACTCCGCCAGCAAAGCCGCAGTCCGCTCCTTCGCTCGCACCTGGGTCGCCGAACTCAAGGATCGCCAGATCCGCGTCAACGTCATCAGCCCCGGACCCATCGACACCCCCATCCTCGCCCCGCTCCCCAAGGAAGCCGTAGAGGGCTTCATCGCACAGGTCCCGCTTGGCCGAATCGGCAAACCAGAAGAGATCGCCACCACCGCCCTCTTCCTCGCCTCATCCGATTCCAGCTACATCAACGGCGTCGAACTCTTCGTCGACGGCGGCCTCGTCTCGGTCTAATCCGCGGACGACAAATTCTAGTAGAGCAGCTGCTGGTGTGTCAGCCCGGCAGAGCTAATAA contains:
- a CDS encoding SDR family NAD(P)-dependent oxidoreductase, which gives rise to MGKLDGKVAVITAGTSGMALATAKLFVQEGAHVFITGRRKDVLDDAVKQIQQVGPSITGIQGDASKLEDLDTLFETVKREKGKIDILFASAGRGEFASIDQVTEQHFDETFDLNVRGTLFTVQKALKLFNDGGSIILNGSIAGSKGSAAFGVYSASKAAVRSFARTWVAELKDRQIRVNVISPGPIDTPILAPLPKEAVEGFIAQVPLGRIGKPEEIATTALFLASSDSSYINGVELFVDGGLVSV